tctcccatgatgcactgctGCTGACAGGCGGCTGCTAACCGACTGTTGTTGACATGATGcagcattaaataaaaaataacaaatataccAGCAGTGAGATTTATCAGCCGTTAATGAAAACAGCCACGGCCGTTCTGGTGAAATGAAGTATTTTAAGTTACTTGAGAATATCTGAATGTGAAGCAAACGACAagaaaaaatgacatttaatttGTTTCTACTGGTTCTGAATGGATCTCTGccggttctgggtggttctgggtgggtTTGTGCCGGTTCTGGGTTCTGtgtggttctgggttctggggttCCGGCGCCGTTACCTTCCcccactgcagctcctgcttCTGCAGCACCAGCTGGCGGACCTCTCCCTCCAGGCGAGCCTGGGCACCCTGAAAAACAGGCAGCGTTcagacagcggcggcggcggcgggtcgggcggcgctgacggaggagggaggagcagggcggaggaggaggaggtgacgggGTTTATGGGTGTGTGGGAGCCGAGGCGCTTTTATAAGTTCTATTAAAGTGAagctggacggaggaggagcaggaagctgCTATTGTTCCACCGGGGAATAATTAccgagtgagtgtgtgtgtgtgtgtgtgtgtgtgtgtgtgtgtgtgtgtgtgagggcggCCCGGTAATCACCGTATATCAGCGGCGGCGCTGAGAGCccggcggtgcgttcagggcccGTACGTTATAAATGTGTCACTTTTTACTGCAGGGCGGCGGCTCCGCCTCCCGCTGCACAAAGTTTCACTCCGGAGCAGTTTCcacctgcgggggggggggggggtcaggggtcacagcGGGGTCACCAGGTCGAACCGGGTCCCAGCATGCTCTCTGTTCTCATTCCTTTACATCAGTTCCAAAGAGAACGGCGAGTTTTCACGTTTTACACGACAACACCGTGAAGGCGAcaaccgtttccatggaaacactgaaaaccaggcgccaaacatgacagcagctgctgatgaCGGCTGCCAGTCTGGAactcccggtcctggtcctggtcctggtcctggtgtcCGAGTCACAACTAATGACTTATTCTCCCGGTTCTACTCCAGGGTCCGTCGCGGCGTCGCGTTGAGTCGACCTTCTCTGGTTGCCAGTGGAAACGGCGTTGTGGAAACGGTGTTGTGGAAACGGCGTTGTGGAAACGGCGTCCACTGCGACGTTCGTGCGtcactcttcagactcttcctgctgctccagcagctgacctttgacctctgggaGGAGGTGTGGGGCCTCCATCACTGCAGCGAGGCGAGGGCCTGAGGAGCGTCAGCCGGACGCTGCGGCGCCTCTCGGCGTCGCCACAACAGTGAAAAGCAGGACTGTGATTGGCCGGTTTACCCGTCGGaggtgcagctcctccaccgcctccagcAGCCGGGCCTtaaactccagcagctgcagcaggacgctTCCTCCACCCGctgccgggggggcggggccgggggcggagcCGGGGCCGGGCGGCGGCAGGAGGGCGGGGCCAGAGCCGGGCGGAGGCGTCTGGTCCGGCGCGTCGTCTCCACCCTGGAAACAACAGAACACCGAGACCAGGAACCGGCTGCTAACGGGCCCACAAGCTACATGCTAACCGCTAACCAGCAGGAGtccaacatgaggcccgtgggccaaaactagGGATGCAACCGTACGCAGCAAAATGCTGAACCGTTGGGTCCGCTCGGCGCCGGACAACACGCCCCGGCGGACCGGTTTTTCGGTTCTGTCCTTCCCTTTACACGGCTGCCTTTCAGCCCGTGGTCGTGCGTACGCGCCGGTCCGGTCCAGACCGATGGAAAACGCTCTCCCTCCGCGAGCTAATGTCCAATCGCTGCTTATCATCAGCTTGTTATTTTGAAAAGTCACCTGTCAATGTTGACAGTGGCAaattgtgggattttttttttcttttgcttgttCCAAAGTGCCGTTTTTGGCTTTTCTGCCTCCAAACCCAGCTGAGACCTGAAGCCCCGATCGGTGGCTCCAAACACGTCCACTTTGTTGCGTATTTTACTGAacagatctggcaacactgagcGCCTACAGAAGGCATGACCAGCAGAGcgaagagtccagagacagaacTCTGAGCTCCAGcctggttcctgctgctgtATGATGGAAACGAGCCGTCAGGCAACAAGAGGATCTTATTATTTGAAGACACGACGTTCAGCATCTGTGATCGTGAGAGAAGCGCATGATATCATCCAGGACACCAGTGATCATGCTATTTGTCAATGTTTACTGTGAAATGCAGTTTCTGCTGATGAGCGACACAAAGGGAGATTTTTGGGAgaaaaagtttttctctttatgTACAAAATGTGAACCGAACGAAACCGTGGCGCAAAAACCGAGGTCCGGACCAAACCGTGGTTATCTGTACCCCAAGCCAAAACCTGGTTTGGACTCAGCAGTGTCACACGGTTCCTACTTAGCGGGTCCCAGCATGTCTTCCTGTACGAGGCAATGACTCACGCCCTGCCGGTCCTGCCGGTCCTGCCGGCCCTGGCTGCCGGCCGGCGGCCTGGCCTCGCCGCTCTGCTCCATCGTCTTGACTTTTGTCtcctggagggaaaacacagtGAAGGTTAGCGGAATCGGCGGTAATAAGCGGCGCTTAACGACGTGCTCATCTGCTAAACGGCACGCGGGAAGTAATGTGCTGCGATCCCGGCTAATGGCGGGGGAACCGGCGTCACGCGTCCTTCCCTCTGTTTTACAGCAGTTCCAGTGCGGCGGGGCGATAACGCCgccgtcacgccgccgccggccgcccggCTGCCGGGAGGCGGCCCATCGCCGCTAATAGGGGTCACGGCCATAACCGTCCCCGGACAAATTGCAATGTCAACGCTTTTTAAATTATCTGGGCGGCTTAATCTGACCCGCGACGGGCCAATCAGCTGCCTCCGCTccgtgtgcatatgtgtgtgtatgtgtgtgtgtgtgtgtgtgggaggtcTCCACCAGCCGCTGCTCTAATAGAACCAGCTTTGTTCTCCGTTCAGCCGCAGGACCAAATGATCCCTGCTGGAATTGGCTACTATCATAAAgtgaccccgtgaccccggTGGTGCGgcagcccgtgtgtgtgtctgtgtgtctgtgtgtgtgtgtgtgtgtgtgtgtgcgtgcagggaGGAACCGCCGTGATCCACATGAGCAGGTTTTAACCACCAGCTCCGAGACATCAAGAcccacattaaagaggaggcgAAAACgtttctgtcctgcaggagacgGTGTGTGTTACCTCCGGCTGAGTTAtggccccacacacacacacacacacacacacacacacacacacacacacacacacacaccgtaaaACAGCTCAAAAACACAATGTTCAGGCAAAAGTTCAGCTCGGAACCTCAGAAACATCCCAACAGACCACAGTGAGGACAGcctggaagaacatgcaatctctgCACAACAAACCAACACAACAGCCTGGAAAACACCCGCCAGCGGTGTTTAACAGTCATTTTCTAGACTTTTAGTTGACTATTCGTACTTCTAATTGAAAATATAGCTGCACACACTGGGGTCAGTGACCTCAGTGACCTCTAGAGGTCACTGAGGTCTAGAGGTCACTAGAGGTCAGCGTGTGAGCACAGGAAAGACTCCATCACCTTGAACCTCCAGGGCAGAAAACTGCAGCAGACTTAAGACAAAACTGGAAGAACGCCTGGAAAGAGacgaggagatggaggaaggaAACTCAGATAAAAGCTGAGATGCGCTTCAGAGCCTCCGATTCCAGATCAGCTGAACTCGGCCTGAAATCAATGAAACTATCGATCATGACAAGACGGTCAGGACTTAAATTTGTTGAGCTATCTTAAATTATTTGATTAAAAATCAGAAAATCTCACAATTTACTAAGATTCTCTTCCTGCTATCTAAAAGTTAATAAAACTTTTAATTACATCCCAGGAACTTTTATAAAGTGCTTTCAGGAATTTAAGGTAAACTTTAACATTTATTCACTTTCTCCTGTCAAAACTCCATctgaagtggtgaaaaaaataacgctgacaagcagcagaatggggtattttcacagcttcactacttcctgaaaacagctgtgcacattcatttcctgtcttgcattattggccaaactgattaatccaggtgtgtctggtttagactgctgcaacaagacacacctggattaatcattttggccaataatgcaagacaggaaatgaatgtgcacagttaatttcaggaagtagtggagctgtgaaaatggcccattagCAGGTAATTGTGGTTACAAACGACAGCTGCATGAATCAGCCGAAACTTTACTTTAAACCAAATATCGTCCTTCAACTCAATGAAACGCTGACTCACCATTAGCGGCGTGTGCTTCCGGTGTTCCAGATCAGCTGGTTTCCCTGCTAACTGGTGTCCCACTTCCTCCAGCGATCCGAGCTGCTGCTACCAACAGAAGCTAAAACCGCGACGACGTTGAACCGCATTATACCCTGACGTTTCTAAAAGTCGTAACCTTTTGAGAATCttgttttaacatctgctgttaacTGACAGCAACGACAGGCGCTGGACGGCACCAGTTAACACGTAAACCACTTAATCCGAAACACACGTCCGTGCCGCTCCCACGTTAGCGTACATTCAAGTGGTCCGATTTTTATAAAATAATTCCCGCAGGAAAGTATTTCAGAAGCATATAAACGTTTTCACAAACACTCATTGTTAGTTCTCAGTGTCGAACTTCTCTGGAGGGTTTGAACAAAAAAGCAACACCCTGCggtgaaatgtgaaatgctAACCTAAATGCTAACTAGCCTCTGTTAGCCTTAAATATACCTGCTcgaatttgaaaaaaaaccaaaaaactttCCTAGCTTGTTCATATTCATacatttgatttaaatgtgGATTTATGcgttgaaataaaatgtttttattggtttacaCTTCTTACCCTGGAAGCTGACCCGGGGAACGTGGGTCCTTCGGGCATCTGGAGGACGACTATATATCATTTAACCGCGGGAAAACCCGTTTAATGGATTTTTGATTAGAGCGCGTGCAGGTCGATCAGGCAGCACAAATGatctagaccaggggtgttcaacctgcggctctggagccacctGTGACCCATCAGGCTCTCTGTAGCGGCTGCATTAATCCTTCACCACGTGAATCAAGAAACAGTTGAGAACTTTTACAAAAGAATCACTCTCGGTTCTgaagggattcaaaaaaggttcaagtgaaacttaaaccacaaaaaatgggaaaaatttATAGAATGGGTTGAAAAACCAGAAATGTTTAGAATTTGTAAAAGAAGAATGCGCAGACTAAACTacttaaaaagaggtaaaatggttaaaactgttaaaatttgaaaactgtctacgaaaaatgcttgaaaagaacaaacctgttaaaatcagacagaaaaacaggtcaGAAAATGTTACTGTCATGCACTGAAGTTGGAACCAGAAATACGTCATTGGATcgagtttttttcttgtgaatCCAAACTGTtatgaagcttcctgagcttcaGAACAGCTTGATTTGGGCAGAAAGTCATAAAAATCagtcttttggtcataaaggttgcagaaccctgatCTAGGACATCGGaggctgtttgctgtttttccagTGGTTTTATTGGTTCCCTGCAGTTTGAGTCGATCAGCGACAGGAACCTGAACAGCGCCTCGCTTCATCTTCATGACGCTACACACACCTGGTGAAAGGGTGAGGACGCTCTGACACAAGCCGACCTTTCACCTCTGGAGTGACGTTTGCATGGCGTGTGGGGGGAGGGACTTCGGCGTGCCGGAGCCGGACGGTTTGAGTCGGAGGACCTGCTGAGAGTGACGGTCTGAGAGCTCCTGAGGGGAACGTGACCGTTCTCCTACACGGTTCTGATACCAGAACTCGGGCGAGATTCCTGCCGGGACTCAAGAACCAGAACCAAACTGCTCAGTAAAACTCCTGGGAACTTTGCTAAAGAGTAGAAAACCACTCGGCCACACAGctaccacaacaacaacaacaacaataataataataataataataataattattattattattattattattaatattattattattattattattatcattattattattattattattattattattattattaactgaTTAAATGAACTGGTATGACaatagtttttttcttgaatcttATTCCATTATTAAAATGAtcattgtttatttctgatgttCTGACATTGCTTTCCTTTTTctaatcatctttttttttttaaacataagttttttaaatgaaagttttaggtgaaaggaaataaaataaaggcttGTTTGATTTTTCATGGTCCGTCTCCGCGTCCCTGCGGCTCAATCGGCGCTCTGGCGCCACCTAGCGGCGGAGGTTTAAATGACAGCGGCAGACGGAGGCTCAGTTTCGCTTGCGGCTCGGCTTGGCTCGGCTCCTCTCGTCTCGGCTCGGCTCCAGTCGgttcggctcggctcggctcggctcggctcccTGACCTCGACCCGCTCCTGAAATGTCTTCAATCAGAGAAAGAGCCGCCGCGCTGcacctggaggagaagctgagcCTCCGTCCTCACGGTGAGAGAATCAAACGCACCTGCTGCGTCAATGAGCGCGTGGCGCCGCTGAGACGCCAAAGAGTCAAaaccaggaaaaacaacaacacaaaaacacagagaaagctCCACTTCTATTTAAAATGACTCCTATTATTTTCTcacaataaatgtttttgagtTCGGTATAAAATACTTCTTGGTATTTTTCAGCTCAGATCCGTTAATTCTCTTCAGCCCTGCGATCTGTCAGTGATCCATCACTCTGAACTCCTGGTTCAAAGCTGAATAATGAGCCGTTATCCTGCAGGGTCCTCGCTGGGATTCAATCCTCTAAAACCAGGTTTTAACCGACTCTGCTGGAATAAAGCGTCTTCAGGTGGATCCTGAAGGAGggattttcacaataaaagtcctGAAGAAGCGGATCCTTTATTTAACCCCAAGTTAACCGGTCCAGGtgacctgtgagtgtgtgtgtgtgtgtgtgtgtgtgtgtgtgtgtaggtgtgtctccagcccccgcccggcccccccaccccgcctccgGGTGGCGCTCTCTCCTCCATCGCCTCCGCTCCTCGGTGACGGTCAAACGGAGACGACTTCACCTCAAGTCTCACAGCGACTGTTTCCTCGGCAACGAAGCTGCAGACGTCCTGCAGGAGCATCTGAGAGCAGAGACGggtgacacacacagagacacacgagcacgcacacacacacgctgagacacacgagcacgcacacacacacacacacacacacacacacacacactgagacacacgagcacgcacacacacacactgaaacacacgagcacgcacacacacacgagcacgctcagtcttgtatttctatccttgtggggaccgtccattgactcccattcatgtctagcccctaaccctgacccttaccctaaccctaacccacaccacaacaaagcctaaccctaaagaaatgtttttgcacttttacttttttcagtaacaacaacatggtcaagaaaacactgtttctcctacttaggaccggaaaaaggtcccacaaggcacgtcgttccacgttttgctatccttgtggggacatttggccccaacaaggatagaaatacaagaacacacacacacacacactgagacacacgagcacgcacacacacacactgagacacacatcCAGTAGTGAAAGCtggttgtgtatgtgtgtgtgtgtgtgtgtgtgtgtgtgtgtgtgtgtgtgtgacaggcgCCAGTGTGTCCCGGGacagggtggtgtgtgtgtgtcaggtcctgctgcagtgtggtgtgTTCGAGGCCGTGGGAAATAAAGTGTTTGGGAAGGAGAAGAAACGAGACGCGTTTCAGGACAGCAGGAGCGCCCTctacaggtacacacacacacacacacacacacacacacacacacacacacacacacacacacacacacacacctctacatACTCCTCTACCAGGGTCTGGTCAGAGACCTGGACCGACTGTCTCTCGGTCTGACTGTCCCCCCCGGTCTCTGTCCCCCCCCCTGGTCTCTGTCCCCCCCCTGGTGTCTGTCCCTCCTGGACCCTGCCCCCCCTCCAGGTTTGTGGACGGCTGCTCTCCGGCGGTGGAGGATCTGGAAAGGGGGGCGCTGGAGAACGGGATCCAGAACCTGTTCTGTGGGGCTGCTGTGGACAGGTGGACAGCcgttctgacctttgaccttttccACCGGTTTCACACGGTTCCACTCCACTTCAACCCAACGGGCTGGAGGACGGACCCCAGCGGAACCCCGGCGGGTGTCCGGGACTCGAGCCTCCTGTTTGTTCCAGGCAGCCGGAGCGGTTGTGTCCCGCTGGTTCTCACGCCGTCCAGACGTCCACTCCTCTGCGTCCCGCTCAGCCGGAGCCCCCGGCGGAGAACCCGAGTCCGAGTCCCGGCGGAGCGCTGGCCGACTCGCGTGAGTGGATCGCCGTTCCCCGTCGCCACGGCGACGTTCCGGTTCTGAGCCGCGGTTCTTCCCCGTCGCCACGGCGACGCTCCGGCTCTCTCCCCCTCAGGGGCGGAGGAGGTGTGGCGGGAGCAGACGCTGCTCCGCCTGCTGGACTTGGTggagctccccctgctggacggcCTGCTGCACTGCGTCCGGAACCCGCCCGCCCCGGAACCCATCCACAGCGGAAGCCAGCTGGACCGCCAGATCCTCCGGGCCTTCAGGGACTCGCAGTACGTTCTGGGTTCTCTGGCTCCGTCTGTTCCgtggtggttctggttctgtggtggttctggttccgtggtggttctggttccgtggtggttctggttctgtggtGGTTCTGGTTCCGTGGTGGTTCTGGTTCCGTGGTGGTTCTGGGTTCTGCAGGCTCTGGTTCTGTGGCGTTCCAGGGAGGACCGGTGGCTGCGGGCGGCCCTGGACTGCCTGGACTTCCTCCCGGAccagctggtggtggagctgagCCGGGAGCTCCCTCACCGGTTCCCCGGAGAGACCCCGGCCGGGGGCCAGCGTTCGATTCCCGGCCCGCCCGGACCCCCCGGCGGCGCCCCGGCGCCCGGCCCGCCCCCCCTGGACCGCTGGAAGCTGGTCCTGTTCCGGACCCTGGCCCGGCACTACGGCGGCGCCGGGCGGGCGGCGCTGCTGCCGATCGGCATGAAGGACGTCTACAGCGCCGTCACCCAGCTGCTCGGTGagacgggggaggggggtggaggatgggtggaggggtgggggagggcTGGAAGTCAGGAGCAGGACGGTGGATgacctgccccccccctccccccagtgGAGGCCCGCCTCCACCCGGCCCTGGAGGCCCTCCAGCTGtgcctgaagctgctgccgtCCCGCCGCAGGGTGGAGCTGCACCACCTGCTGGCCTTCATGGCCGTGGCCTCCGACCCGGACCAGGTCCGGCTGGACCAGGAGGTGAGAGCCGGgcgggggcggtggggggggggggtggtggttccTGACCCAGGCTGcctctgcaggtggagaacAGACGGGTGGTGCAGACCTGCTTCTCCAGAGCCATTCTGGACGGGAAGaccctgaaccaggaccagcaggacctgctgctggtcttcaTGCTCAGCAACGTCCACGACGTCTTCAAGGTGGGGGGCAGGATGGGCGGAGCCTCCTCCGTCAGTCCTGAGTCGTAGGGAGGATGGGCGGAGTCGTAGGGAGGATGGGCGGAGTCTCCTCCATCAGTCCTGAGTCGTAGGGAGGATGGGCGGAGTCTCCTCCGTCAGTCCTGAGTCGTAGGGAGGATGGGCGGAGTCTCCTCCGTCAGTCCTGAGTCGTAGGGAGGATGGGCGGAGTCGTAGGGAGGATGGGCGGAGCCTCCTCCGTCAGTCCTGAGTCGTAGGGAGGATGGGCGGAGtctcctccgtcagctctctctctgctgcagattCCAGGTTCTCTGCACAAACTGGTGAGTGTTCAGCTGTCGGGCCcggagcagcgggtggagcagcgggtggagcaggaggagcagagggcgGAGCCTGATGTGACGGGTGAGAGGAAGCCCCTCCCGCTCCACCAGTGTAGACACATGAgtgactctctctctcctccaggctcCACCTCCTGCCAGCAGGCCTCCACCcggaccaccaccaccacccaggAGCTGTGGAGCCTCCTGAACAACATCCACCTGGACCCGCACACCTCCACCCGCGAGAGGAAGCGCCTCCTCCGTCAGTTCCAGCAGGCCCACCCTCAGATCTTCTATGAATACTTCGGCGACTCTGCTCGCTCTGTGCTGTAGCTCTGCCCAGACTCCGCCCTCAGCCCCGCCCCTATCCGCCatcagccccgcccctctgcTCTCATTGGTCGGTCCGGGGGAAGCGGACTTTATTGTGAAAACCTGAGTTGTTGACGTCCGAGttcagttttcaaaataaaataaaggtcTAAGAGTTTCTGCTCGGCTTCAGCTGATCCGTCTGTCTGATCCTGGACGACCGGACTGGGCTGGAAACCGTTTCCATGGTTACACAGCTTTAGCCTCCCTCTGACGATGGAACCCTGGGATGGAACGCTGGAGTCCCTGAGAGGACGGCTGGACAGCGGTCCATCtgggggactccatggttctactgggagACTTTAAGGCCCTCGTGGGCAGAGACACTGAGCGTCATTTATAGaagtcccacaatgcatcactGTTAAAATGAGAGCACCGTTGCTCTGTacagttagcattagcgttagcgaAGGAGAACCTGCTGATCAGAAGGAAATATGAATCAATGTGTTTAAAGCaactttaaaataaacacaatttcCACATTACGTTTTGTTCTGACTGGTCTCAGTGAAGCTCCATTGGATTTGCATCGTGCTGTAACCATAGCAACGTGTGTGGAGGATGACTGTTCAGATGAAGGGTTGTCAGGTTTTCACCGTGAGAGAAAAAACGaaaggacttttattttttaatattcagcTTCAAgaatgaagtttaaaaaaatgaagaattcaGCTTTGTTCCTTGCAGGCTCGGGTTTTC
Above is a window of Salarias fasciatus chromosome 7, fSalaFa1.1, whole genome shotgun sequence DNA encoding:
- the LOC115392381 gene encoding DEP domain-containing protein 7-like is translated as MSSIRERAAALHLEEKLSLRPHGVSPAPARPPHPASGWRSLLHRLRSSVTVKRRRLHLKSHSDCFLGNEAADVLQEHLRAETGASVSRDRVVCVCQVLLQCGVFEAVGNKVFGKEKKRDAFQDSRSALYRFVDGCSPAVEDLERGALENGIQNLFCGAAVDRWTAVLTFDLFHRFHTVPLHFNPTGWRTDPSGTPAGVRDSSLLFVPGSRSGCVPLVLTPSRRPLLCVPLSRSPRRRTRVRVPAERWPTRVSGSPFPVATATAPALSPSGAEEVWREQTLLRLLDLVELPLLDGLLHCVRNPPAPEPIHSGSQLDRQILRAFRDSQEDRWLRAALDCLDFLPDQLVVELSRELPHRFPGETPAGGQRSIPGPPGPPGGAPAPGPPPLDRWKLVLFRTLARHYGGAGRAALLPIGMKDVYSAVTQLLVEARLHPALEALQLCLKLLPSRRRVELHHLLAFMAVASDPDQVRLDQEVENRRVVQTCFSRAILDGKTLNQDQQDLLLVFMLSNVHDVFKIPGSLHKLVSVQLSGPEQRRKPLPLHQCRHMSDSLSPPGSTSCQQASTRTTTTTQELWSLLNNIHLDPHTSTRERKRLLRQFQQAHPQIFYEYFGDSARSVL